In a genomic window of Nocardia fluminea:
- a CDS encoding DEAD/DEAH box helicase, producing the protein MTDTPGLPSELAKFAGEISFDLDPFQSTACAALEDGHSVLVCAPTGAGKTIVGEFAVHMALASGGKCFYTTPIKALSNQKFADLTARYGRDSVGLLTGDQSINPGAPVVVMTTEVLRNMLYASSDSLRGLSYVVMDEVHYLADRFRGAVWEEVILHLPPDVRLVSLSATVSNAEEFGAWMETVRGDTAVVVDETRPVPLWQHVMVGRRMFDLFDTKSSDHKVVVDEDLVRFIRQRESADRMHGYGGPRGRGGRGGNFRPLPRPDVLARLDEENLLPAITFIFSRAGCDGALAQCLRARLDLSRPGEAGQIDEIIEKHTGDLPKGDLEVLGYWEWREALQRGLAAHHAGMLPAFRHTVEELFVKGLVRAVFATETLALGINMPARTVVLERLVKFNGETHAELTPGEYTQLTGRAGRRGIDVEGHAVVLWQPEVDTSAVAGLASTRTYPLRSSFRPGYNMSINLIDRLGAKEARTLLERSFAQFQADRSVVGLVRGIERNEGALRKLESQLGGVDGDFMEYLSLRDRIKQRERDIQQQGRADRRGAAVKALIGLRRGDVVSIPVGKRSGLAVILEPDQTPGDPRPLVLTEDHWAGRVSAADFPEPAEALGRMDLPRRVDHRTARIRRDLASALRGTGISAPRRGKRNDRVRGGEDRQLSTLRRSLRSHPAHNRPDREQLSRTGERYSRLARETETMRQKVAATTNSLARTFDRIVGLLEERGFVAHGEVTADGRRLARIYAESDLVVAEALRQGLWRGLGPAELAAVVSTLVYESRQETGLLTPAGPTDPIRRAIAGTIEVWSDLRSDEARHKLPPTREPDLGFVTGVYKWARGDALAEALLASGDQGTTMSAGDFVRWCRQVIDLLDQIHNTADDTEIASTAAKAVRAVRRGVVAVDAA; encoded by the coding sequence GTGACCGACACTCCGGGGCTGCCCAGCGAACTGGCGAAATTCGCCGGTGAAATCTCGTTCGATCTGGACCCCTTCCAGAGCACCGCGTGCGCGGCGCTGGAAGACGGGCACAGCGTGCTCGTGTGCGCCCCGACCGGTGCGGGCAAGACGATCGTCGGTGAGTTCGCCGTGCACATGGCACTGGCCTCGGGCGGAAAGTGCTTCTACACCACGCCGATCAAGGCGCTGTCGAATCAGAAGTTCGCCGATCTCACCGCCCGCTACGGCCGTGACAGTGTCGGCCTGCTCACCGGTGACCAGTCGATCAACCCCGGCGCGCCGGTGGTCGTGATGACCACCGAGGTGTTGCGCAACATGCTCTACGCGTCCTCGGACTCGCTGCGCGGGCTGTCCTACGTCGTGATGGACGAGGTGCACTACCTGGCCGATCGGTTCCGCGGCGCGGTGTGGGAGGAAGTGATCCTGCACCTGCCGCCGGACGTGCGGCTGGTGAGCCTGTCGGCGACGGTGTCCAACGCCGAGGAGTTCGGTGCCTGGATGGAAACCGTGCGTGGCGACACGGCGGTGGTGGTGGACGAAACCAGGCCGGTGCCGCTGTGGCAGCACGTGATGGTCGGGCGGCGGATGTTCGACCTGTTCGACACCAAGTCCAGCGACCACAAGGTCGTGGTCGACGAGGACCTCGTGCGGTTCATCCGCCAGCGCGAGAGCGCCGACCGGATGCACGGGTACGGCGGTCCGCGCGGCCGTGGTGGGCGCGGCGGCAACTTCCGTCCGTTGCCGCGACCGGATGTGCTGGCGCGCCTCGACGAGGAAAACCTGCTGCCCGCGATCACTTTCATCTTCAGCCGGGCGGGCTGTGACGGCGCGCTGGCCCAGTGCCTGCGGGCCCGCCTCGATCTGAGTCGTCCCGGCGAGGCCGGGCAGATCGACGAGATCATCGAGAAGCACACCGGTGATCTGCCCAAGGGTGATCTGGAGGTACTCGGCTACTGGGAGTGGCGTGAGGCGCTGCAGCGCGGCCTGGCCGCGCACCACGCGGGCATGCTGCCCGCGTTCCGCCACACCGTCGAGGAATTGTTCGTCAAGGGTCTCGTGCGCGCGGTGTTCGCCACCGAGACCCTGGCGCTGGGCATCAACATGCCCGCCCGCACGGTGGTTCTCGAGCGACTGGTGAAGTTCAACGGCGAGACCCACGCCGAACTCACCCCCGGCGAGTACACCCAGCTCACCGGTCGCGCGGGCAGGCGTGGCATCGACGTCGAGGGCCACGCGGTGGTGCTGTGGCAGCCCGAGGTCGACACCAGCGCGGTCGCCGGCCTCGCCTCCACGCGTACCTATCCGCTGCGCAGCTCGTTCCGGCCCGGCTACAACATGTCGATCAACCTGATCGACCGGCTGGGCGCCAAGGAAGCGCGGACCCTGCTCGAGCGGTCGTTCGCCCAGTTCCAGGCCGACCGGTCGGTGGTGGGTCTGGTCCGTGGCATCGAACGCAACGAGGGCGCGCTGCGCAAGCTGGAGAGTCAGCTCGGTGGCGTCGACGGCGACTTCATGGAGTACCTGTCGCTGCGTGACCGGATCAAGCAGCGGGAGCGCGATATCCAGCAGCAGGGCCGGGCCGACCGGCGCGGCGCGGCGGTGAAGGCGCTGATCGGATTGCGTCGTGGCGATGTGGTGTCCATTCCGGTGGGCAAGCGCTCGGGGCTCGCGGTGATCCTCGAACCGGACCAGACGCCCGGCGATCCCCGTCCACTGGTGCTGACCGAGGACCACTGGGCAGGCCGGGTGTCGGCGGCCGATTTCCCGGAGCCCGCCGAAGCACTCGGGCGCATGGACCTGCCGCGCCGGGTCGATCATCGGACCGCGCGCATCCGCCGCGACCTGGCCTCGGCGTTGCGCGGCACCGGGATCTCGGCTCCGCGCCGGGGCAAGCGCAACGACCGTGTTCGCGGCGGTGAAGATCGTCAGCTCTCGACGTTGCGGCGCAGTCTGCGGTCCCATCCCGCGCACAATCGCCCCGATCGGGAGCAGTTGAGCCGGACCGGCGAGCGGTATTCGCGGCTCGCCCGCGAGACCGAGACGATGCGCCAGAAGGTTGCCGCGACCACGAACTCGCTGGCGCGCACCTTCGATCGGATCGTGGGGCTGCTCGAGGAGCGCGGGTTCGTCGCGCACGGCGAGGTGACCGCCGACGGCAGGCGCCTGGCCCGGATCTACGCCGAGAGCGATCTCGTGGTCGCCGAGGCCCTGCGGCAGGGCCTGTGGCGCGGACTCGGCCCGGCCGAACTCGCCGCGGTGGTATCGACGCTGGTCTACGAATCACGGCAGGAAACCGGCCTGCTGACGCCGGCGGGACCGACCGATCCGATCCGCCGCGCGATCGCGGGCACCATCGAAGTGTGGTCGGACCTGCGCTCCGACGAGGCGCGACACAAACTTCCGCCCACTCGCGAACCCGATCTCGGCTTCGTCACCGGGGTGTACAAATGGGCGCGCGGCGACGCGTTGGCCGAGGCGTTGCTGGCCAGTGGCGACCAGGGCACGACGATGTCGGCGGGCGATTTCGTGCGGTGGTGCAGGCAGGTGATCGACCTGCTCGATCAGATCCACAACACCGCCGACGACACCGAGATCGCGTCCACCGCCGCCAAGGCGGTGCGTGCCGTACGGCGGGGTGTCGTCGCGGTGGACGCCGCGTAG
- a CDS encoding DUF4333 domain-containing protein, which produces MSGPYGPNNPGEGNNDPTQHWGGQQGAGGAGPTQHWGGAQQPPQQGAQPTQQWNDPNAQQPQQQWGQQPQQPQQPWGQQPQQGGVPPQPTGPQQQWGQTQPPPQDWNNQAANPQQQWGQSAPQQQWGQPAPQQQWGQQQPSSGGKSKGLIIGLIAAGVLVVAAVIGLLLVVFSSDELDNTAVQDGVARVLKDSYGIADVSDVSCPSGQAVEVDATFTCDLKVSGEAKKVTVKITKEDGTYEVGRPN; this is translated from the coding sequence ATGAGCGGCCCTTACGGACCGAACAACCCCGGGGAGGGGAACAACGATCCCACCCAGCACTGGGGGGGTCAGCAGGGGGCCGGTGGCGCCGGCCCCACCCAGCACTGGGGTGGCGCGCAGCAGCCGCCACAACAGGGCGCTCAGCCCACCCAGCAGTGGAATGATCCGAACGCCCAGCAGCCGCAGCAGCAGTGGGGACAACAGCCCCAGCAGCCGCAGCAGCCCTGGGGCCAGCAGCCGCAGCAGGGTGGTGTGCCGCCGCAGCCGACCGGGCCGCAGCAGCAGTGGGGCCAGACCCAGCCGCCGCCGCAGGACTGGAACAACCAGGCCGCCAACCCGCAGCAGCAGTGGGGTCAGTCCGCGCCGCAGCAACAGTGGGGTCAGCCCGCGCCGCAGCAGCAGTGGGGACAGCAGCAGCCGTCTTCCGGCGGCAAGAGCAAGGGCCTGATCATCGGGCTCATCGCCGCGGGCGTGCTCGTGGTCGCCGCCGTGATCGGTCTGCTCCTGGTCGTGTTCTCCTCCGACGAACTCGACAACACGGCCGTGCAGGACGGTGTCGCGCGCGTGCTCAAGGACTCCTACGGCATCGCCGACGTCTCCGACGTCAGCTGCCCCTCCGGTCAAGCGGTAGAGGTCGACGCGACCTTCACCTGCGACCTCAAGGTCAGCGGCGAGGCGAAGAAGGTCACCGTCAAGATCACCAAGGAAGACGGTACCTACGAGGTCGGCCGCCCCAACTAG
- a CDS encoding 5'-3' exonuclease, with the protein MTADESTRGPLLILDGASLWFRAYYAIPDKLRGADGRSVNALRGFTDMVASLVTKHRPSRLVVGLDLDWRPPFRVALVPSYKAHRLDTGADAAPGAEEVPDTLTPQVAMILEVLEAAGIATGGAEGLEADDVLGTLASRERTDPVVVVSGDRDLLQLVRDEPAPPVRVLYVGRGLAKAELFGPAELSARYGVPEQNAGPAYADMAALRGDASDGLPGVAGIGDKSAAQLITKFGSLDALMDAVADPGSDLAKGVRAKLVAAQDYLKVAAQVVRVVPDADVILSRPDVLPATPADPDRLRALAAAYNAESPITRLVTALTAAHAG; encoded by the coding sequence GTGACCGCTGACGAGAGCACCCGTGGACCCCTGTTGATCCTCGACGGCGCCAGCCTCTGGTTCCGCGCCTATTACGCCATCCCGGACAAGCTCCGGGGCGCGGACGGCCGTTCGGTGAACGCGCTACGCGGGTTCACCGACATGGTGGCTTCGCTGGTCACCAAGCACCGCCCGAGCAGGCTCGTCGTCGGGCTCGACCTCGATTGGCGCCCACCGTTCCGGGTGGCCCTCGTGCCCTCGTACAAGGCGCACCGACTCGACACCGGCGCCGACGCGGCGCCCGGCGCGGAAGAAGTCCCCGACACGCTCACCCCGCAGGTCGCGATGATCCTCGAGGTGCTGGAGGCGGCGGGCATCGCCACCGGCGGCGCGGAAGGTCTCGAGGCCGACGATGTGCTGGGCACCCTGGCGAGCCGGGAACGCACCGACCCGGTCGTTGTCGTCAGCGGTGACCGGGACCTGCTGCAACTGGTGCGCGACGAGCCCGCTCCGCCGGTCCGCGTGCTCTACGTCGGTCGCGGTCTGGCCAAGGCCGAGCTGTTCGGTCCCGCCGAGCTCTCGGCGAGATACGGTGTGCCCGAACAGAACGCGGGACCGGCCTACGCCGACATGGCGGCACTGCGCGGCGACGCCTCCGACGGTCTGCCCGGTGTGGCGGGCATCGGTGACAAGTCCGCGGCCCAGCTGATCACGAAGTTCGGCTCGCTCGACGCGCTCATGGATGCCGTCGCCGATCCGGGCTCCGATCTCGCCAAGGGTGTGCGCGCGAAACTCGTTGCCGCGCAGGACTATCTGAAGGTCGCCGCACAGGTCGTGCGGGTCGTCCCCGACGCCGACGTGATCCTGTCGCGTCCCGATGTCCTGCCTGCCACCCCGGCCGATCCCGACCGGCTGCGCGCATTGGCCGCCGCCTACAACGCAGAGAGCCCGATCACCCGCCTGGTCACCGCACTGACCGCGGCACACGCCGGCTGA
- a CDS encoding M24 family metallopeptidase codes for MSAHTDARFAAKVYGQRLERAVELMRAAHLDALLITPGPDLRYLIGSAAQSFERLTCLVISADGSTPAVVIPKLELAALADSAAGELGLRVLDWVDGVDPYQLVRSILHAGSRIAVADAMPALHLIPLAESTTGLPASATPVLRESRMIKDEAEIDALRRAGAAIDRVHARMGEFLRAGRTEAEVSADITAAIIEEGHTEAAFVIVGSGPHGADPHHEVSDRVIEQGDVVVIDIGGPVEPGYYSDSTRTYVLGTPSPEIVERMAILEAAQAAAVAAVRPGVRAESIDAAARTVLADAGLGDAFIHRTGHGIGLSVHEEPYIVAGNDVVLAPGMAFSIEPGIYFRGEWGARIEDIVVVTDDGVESMNNRPHGLTVL; via the coding sequence ATGAGCGCGCACACGGATGCCAGGTTCGCGGCGAAGGTCTACGGTCAGCGGCTGGAGCGGGCGGTGGAGTTGATGCGCGCGGCGCATCTGGATGCCCTGCTGATCACGCCGGGCCCCGACCTGCGGTACCTGATCGGTTCGGCGGCGCAATCCTTCGAGCGGCTCACCTGCCTGGTGATCTCGGCCGACGGGTCGACGCCCGCGGTGGTCATCCCGAAACTCGAGCTGGCCGCCCTGGCCGATTCCGCGGCGGGCGAACTCGGCCTCCGGGTGCTCGACTGGGTCGACGGCGTCGACCCGTACCAGCTGGTCCGCTCGATCCTGCACGCCGGTTCCCGCATCGCGGTCGCCGACGCCATGCCCGCGCTGCATCTGATCCCGCTCGCCGAATCGACCACCGGTCTGCCCGCCTCGGCGACACCGGTGCTGCGTGAGTCGCGGATGATCAAGGACGAGGCCGAGATCGACGCGCTACGCCGGGCGGGCGCGGCCATCGACCGCGTGCACGCGCGGATGGGCGAATTCCTGCGGGCGGGTCGCACCGAGGCCGAGGTGAGCGCCGATATCACCGCCGCGATCATCGAGGAAGGCCACACCGAGGCGGCCTTCGTCATCGTCGGCAGTGGCCCGCACGGCGCCGACCCGCACCACGAGGTGTCCGATCGCGTCATCGAGCAGGGCGATGTGGTCGTCATCGATATCGGTGGCCCCGTCGAACCCGGCTACTACTCGGATTCGACCCGCACCTACGTGCTCGGTACCCCGAGCCCGGAGATCGTCGAGCGGATGGCGATCCTCGAGGCCGCCCAGGCCGCCGCGGTCGCGGCGGTGCGGCCAGGGGTGCGCGCGGAGTCCATCGACGCCGCCGCCCGCACCGTGCTCGCCGACGCGGGCCTCGGTGACGCGTTCATCCACCGGACCGGCCACGGGATCGGTCTGTCGGTGCACGAGGAGCCCTACATCGTCGCGGGCAACGACGTGGTCCTCGCACCGGGCATGGCGTTCAGCATCGAGCCGGGAATCTACTTCCGTGGCGAATGGGGCGCGCGGATCGAGGACATCGTGGTCGTCACCGACGACGGTGTGGAGTCGATGAACAACCGGCCGCACGGCCTGACGGTGCTGTAA
- a CDS encoding PPOX class F420-dependent oxidoreductase: MTIATTELSPAALAFVTERHLATLTTLRADGTPHVVAVGFTWDPESGIARVITDGASVKARNAGRRGYAAVSQVEGPRWLTLEGPATVLDDSADVAEAVRRYTERYRVPRVNPTRVVVAIQVRRVLSSSTLK; the protein is encoded by the coding sequence ATGACGATCGCCACCACTGAGCTCTCCCCCGCCGCCCTCGCGTTCGTCACGGAGCGGCATCTGGCCACGCTCACCACCCTGCGCGCCGACGGCACCCCGCACGTGGTCGCGGTGGGATTCACCTGGGATCCCGAGAGCGGGATCGCCCGCGTGATCACCGACGGCGCGTCGGTGAAGGCACGCAATGCCGGACGGCGGGGCTACGCGGCGGTGAGCCAGGTCGAGGGGCCGCGCTGGCTGACCCTCGAAGGGCCCGCGACGGTGCTCGACGACAGCGCCGACGTCGCGGAAGCAGTGCGCCGCTACACCGAGCGCTACCGGGTGCCCCGCGTGAATCCCACACGCGTGGTCGTCGCGATCCAGGTGCGTCGGGTGCTGTCGTCGAGCACGCTGAAATAG
- a CDS encoding SDR family NAD(P)-dependent oxidoreductase yields MATQQNDGPVLVLGGRSEIGLEVARRLAPGRVVILAARRAGTLSAEIEQVRAAGATAVHTVEFDADETATHAPLLDKLAAEHGGIATAVLAFGVLGDQVRAEHDPAHAVAVVHTDFVAQVSVLTTLATMMRAQGSGQIVVFSSIAGVRVRRANYVYGSAKAGLDGFAGGLGDALHGTGVQLLLVRSGFVIGRMTTGMDPAPMASTPDQVADAVVRSLGKGATRVAVPGRLALAFFVMRLLPQSVWRRMPR; encoded by the coding sequence ATGGCAACGCAGCAGAACGATGGGCCGGTGCTGGTCCTGGGTGGGCGCAGTGAGATCGGCCTCGAAGTGGCGCGCAGGCTGGCGCCCGGACGGGTGGTGATCCTGGCCGCTCGCCGTGCCGGCACGTTGTCGGCCGAGATCGAGCAGGTGCGCGCGGCGGGCGCGACCGCCGTGCACACCGTGGAGTTCGACGCCGACGAGACCGCGACGCACGCGCCCCTGCTGGACAAGCTCGCCGCCGAGCACGGCGGCATCGCGACAGCGGTGCTCGCCTTCGGTGTCCTCGGCGATCAGGTTCGCGCCGAACACGACCCGGCGCACGCGGTCGCGGTCGTGCACACCGACTTCGTCGCCCAGGTCAGCGTCCTCACGACCCTGGCGACGATGATGCGGGCGCAGGGGTCCGGCCAGATCGTCGTCTTCAGCTCCATCGCGGGCGTGCGCGTGCGCCGGGCGAACTATGTCTACGGTTCGGCCAAAGCGGGGCTGGACGGCTTCGCCGGCGGCCTCGGCGACGCCCTGCACGGCACCGGTGTGCAACTGCTGCTGGTGCGCTCGGGCTTCGTGATCGGCCGCATGACCACCGGCATGGACCCGGCCCCCATGGCCAGCACCCCGGACCAGGTCGCCGACGCCGTGGTCCGCAGCCTCGGCAAGGGCGCCACCCGGGTCGCCGTCCCCGGCCGCCTTGCCCTCGCCTTCTTCGTGATGCGCTTGCTCCCGCAATCCGTCTGGCGCCGGATGCCCCGGTGA
- the cbiE gene encoding precorrin-6y C5,15-methyltransferase (decarboxylating) subunit CbiE has product MAPDAPVTATDWTGHPIVVAGIGADGWAGLGENVRRALGDCDVVFGSSRQLALLPASDLERVPWPTPLLPALPELFGRNAGRRIGVLASGDPMFYGIGVTLARRFGPAALRVFPQPSSASLACARLGWPLAETPVVSVVARPLPAVVPELSEGRRILVLSEDETTPGRIAELLRDKGFGPSRLTVLEQLGGSAEHLRTGSAGTWAHPPGDPLNIVAIDCRADPDTRRDTRLPGLADTAFAGDGQLTKAEVRALTVTALAPAPGEMLWDIGGGSGSIAIEWCRTHPLCRAVTFERLPGRREQIATNITTLGVPGITIRGEVRSELAEEKVPAPDALFLGGGLTQDGVFEECWQRLRPGGRLVANAVTAESEALLLDWSARFGGTLRKFQIYRGEPLGGFTAWRPHLPVAQWIVRKPAGRRSGDP; this is encoded by the coding sequence CTGGCGCCGGATGCCCCGGTGACCGCGACGGACTGGACCGGCCATCCGATCGTGGTGGCCGGAATCGGGGCCGACGGCTGGGCCGGTCTGGGCGAGAACGTCCGCCGGGCCTTGGGGGACTGCGACGTGGTGTTCGGGTCCTCGCGCCAGCTCGCGCTGCTCCCGGCGAGTGACCTCGAACGCGTGCCGTGGCCGACGCCGCTGCTGCCCGCCCTGCCGGAGTTGTTCGGGCGCAACGCCGGTCGCCGTATCGGTGTCCTGGCCAGCGGTGATCCGATGTTCTACGGCATCGGCGTCACGTTGGCGCGCCGGTTCGGCCCGGCGGCGCTGCGCGTATTTCCGCAGCCGTCCTCCGCATCGCTGGCGTGCGCCCGGCTCGGGTGGCCACTGGCCGAGACCCCGGTGGTGAGTGTGGTTGCCCGGCCATTGCCCGCCGTCGTGCCCGAATTGTCCGAAGGCCGACGGATTCTCGTCCTCAGCGAAGACGAGACCACGCCGGGCCGCATCGCGGAATTGCTGCGCGACAAGGGGTTCGGTCCCTCCAGGCTGACGGTCCTCGAACAACTCGGCGGTTCCGCCGAACACCTGCGCACCGGCTCCGCCGGCACCTGGGCGCACCCGCCCGGCGATCCCCTCAACATCGTCGCCATCGACTGCCGGGCTGATCCCGATACGCGCCGCGACACCCGCTTGCCCGGCCTGGCCGATACCGCCTTCGCCGGCGACGGCCAGCTCACCAAGGCCGAGGTTCGCGCGCTCACCGTCACCGCGCTCGCCCCCGCACCGGGGGAAATGCTGTGGGATATCGGCGGCGGGTCGGGAAGTATCGCCATCGAATGGTGCCGCACTCATCCGCTGTGCCGTGCCGTCACGTTCGAACGACTGCCCGGTCGGCGAGAACAAATCGCGACCAATATCACCACGCTCGGGGTACCGGGAATAACGATCCGCGGCGAGGTGCGCTCGGAGTTAGCCGAGGAAAAGGTCCCGGCACCGGATGCCCTATTCCTCGGCGGTGGCCTCACCCAGGACGGCGTGTTCGAGGAGTGCTGGCAGCGCCTGCGCCCCGGTGGCCGCCTGGTCGCCAACGCGGTCACCGCGGAATCGGAAGCGCTGCTGCTCGACTGGTCTGCGAGGTTCGGTGGAACCCTGCGCAAATTCCAGATCTACCGGGGTGAACCGCTGGGCGGGTTCACGGCCTGGCGGCCGCACTTGCCCGTCGCTCAGTGGATTGTCCGAAAACCCGCTGGTCGCCGCAGCGGGGACCCGTAG
- a CDS encoding cobalt-precorrin-6A reductase, giving the protein MRRAVLRVLILGGTGEARELARRASGERGLDIVSSLAGRVANPRLPVGAVRVGGFGGVEGLRTWLRENAIDAVVDATHPFAAKVSAHAATAAADLDIPALHLRRPEWVQRRGDLWTRVPDLAAAAAALTARDEQVLLTIGRQGVGAFAGCTGHGFVIRSIDAPEVPLPPRSKLLLARGPFTFDEELVLMSRHRIDVLVTKNSGGEQTEAKILAARTAGLPVIMIDRPPLPAGAASVAEVGDAVEWLREFASHRVR; this is encoded by the coding sequence TTGCGGAGGGCTGTCCTGAGAGTTCTGATCCTCGGTGGCACCGGTGAAGCCAGGGAGTTGGCGCGCAGAGCGTCCGGCGAGCGTGGACTCGACATCGTGTCCTCTCTGGCCGGTCGTGTCGCCAACCCGCGGCTGCCGGTCGGTGCGGTCCGCGTCGGTGGGTTCGGTGGTGTCGAGGGCCTCCGAACCTGGCTACGCGAGAACGCGATCGACGCTGTCGTGGACGCGACCCATCCCTTCGCCGCGAAGGTCAGCGCGCACGCCGCCACCGCCGCGGCGGACCTGGACATCCCCGCGCTGCATCTGCGCCGGCCCGAGTGGGTGCAGCGCCGCGGCGACCTGTGGACGCGCGTGCCCGATCTCGCCGCGGCGGCCGCGGCGCTGACCGCGCGTGACGAACAGGTTCTGTTGACCATCGGCCGCCAGGGCGTCGGCGCCTTCGCCGGCTGCACCGGCCACGGCTTCGTCATCCGGTCCATCGACGCCCCGGAGGTCCCGCTGCCGCCGCGTTCCAAACTGTTGCTGGCGCGCGGGCCGTTCACCTTCGACGAGGAACTGGTGCTCATGTCGCGTCATCGCATCGACGTGCTGGTTACGAAGAACAGCGGCGGTGAGCAGACGGAGGCGAAGATCCTCGCTGCCCGCACCGCGGGTCTACCGGTGATCATGATCGACCGGCCGCCGCTGCCCGCGGGCGCGGCCTCCGTGGCCGAGGTGGGCGACGCTGTCGAGTGGTTGCGCGAGTTCGCGTCGCACCGGGTGCGCTGA
- a CDS encoding PadR family transcriptional regulator, which translates to MTDTVTRRRPLNSTAASLLGFLHEGPKSGWDLATQAQQRIGDFWTITQSQVYRELSTMDAAGLVTKGERGARERTPYRITEVGREAFAEWIGRDPGAETIRVPLLLTLSFGEHLEPAHRDRIIAANKNIHQDRLDRYLDEDETALAPHQRATLEFGIAYERAVLHWFDQLPTIFTPPNSL; encoded by the coding sequence TTGACCGACACCGTGACTCGACGCCGCCCACTGAACTCCACCGCGGCCTCGCTACTCGGGTTCCTCCACGAGGGCCCGAAGTCGGGCTGGGATCTCGCGACGCAGGCCCAGCAACGTATCGGCGACTTCTGGACCATCACTCAGAGCCAGGTCTATCGCGAACTGTCCACGATGGACGCCGCCGGCCTGGTGACCAAGGGCGAACGCGGCGCCAGGGAGCGCACGCCGTACCGGATCACCGAAGTCGGGCGCGAGGCCTTCGCCGAGTGGATCGGACGCGACCCGGGCGCCGAGACCATCCGCGTGCCGCTGCTGCTCACACTGTCCTTCGGCGAGCACCTGGAGCCGGCGCATCGCGATCGGATCATCGCCGCCAACAAGAACATTCATCAGGACCGCCTCGACCGCTACCTCGACGAAGACGAGACCGCCCTGGCCCCCCACCAGCGAGCGACTCTCGAATTCGGCATCGCCTACGAGCGCGCGGTGCTGCACTGGTTCGACCAGCTGCCGACGATCTTCACACCGCCGAATTCACTCTGA
- a CDS encoding ubiquitin-like domain-containing protein codes for MRVQHHAQHTLGTRLRRGVTVGLIAAAMTVPVAGIASAQPAPPAPPAAPAAPIAPAAPVAPAAPIAPEVPAVPGAPGLPATPGLPGLPGAPLAESATSITLTVNGVDGESIPVSIDSTATVQDLKGLIQEQTGVPAAEQQLVTASDVELVDSETLASYELADGDIVTLAVA; via the coding sequence ATGAGAGTTCAGCACCACGCACAACACACCCTCGGTACCCGATTACGGCGCGGCGTGACGGTCGGCCTGATAGCCGCCGCCATGACGGTGCCCGTCGCGGGCATCGCGTCGGCGCAGCCGGCCCCACCCGCGCCACCAGCCGCACCCGCGGCACCCATCGCGCCCGCGGCACCCGTCGCGCCCGCGGCACCCATCGCGCCCGAAGTGCCTGCGGTTCCGGGCGCACCGGGGCTGCCCGCGACACCCGGCCTGCCGGGTCTGCCGGGGGCGCCGCTCGCCGAGAGCGCCACCAGCATCACGCTGACGGTGAACGGCGTGGACGGCGAGTCCATCCCGGTCAGCATCGACAGCACGGCCACGGTCCAGGACCTGAAGGGTCTCATCCAGGAGCAGACCGGCGTTCCGGCGGCTGAGCAGCAGCTCGTCACCGCGAGCGACGTCGAACTCGTGGACTCCGAGACCTTGGCGTCCTACGAACTGGCCGACGGCGACATCGTGACTCTCGCCGTAGCCTGA